Within Thermodesulfobacteriota bacterium, the genomic segment GGGCCAGGGTTCGAAACGCCTGCTTGATCTGCTCCGGTCCGGCGTCCTCGCCCACACCGAGGACCCGTCGAGCCTTCGCGCGAAGCTCCCGGATCTCGGCGTAGGGCGTCAGGAAGCGCTCATCCATCACGCGACCCCCCGCGGCCGGAGACGACGAGGAGACCACCCCACGGGAGGAAGGAGGGGAGCAGCCGCTCTGCACCTCTCGCCCAGGGGTTGCCCGAGGGGAGGAAGACCGCCGTGCGCACGCTTAGGTCGGTGGCAAGCAGTCCCCGGAAGAGGCCCTTCGCCTCCCGGGGCCGGTGCCAGACCGCCCCTCGGTAGCTCCCGGACCCGCCGTCCTTTCCCTTCCGCCGATAGAGGAGGCTTTGCCGGTTGAGGAGGCCGACGGCAAACCGCCGTCGGGTGACCCGAACGATTTCGCTCGCGGCTTTGCGAGCGTCCTCGGCGAAACAAAGGGCTGCGACCGAGACCGTGAAATCGAAGGAGCCATCGGCAAAGGGTAGCGCCTCCGCCACACCCCGAACGTAGCTCTCGCGACTGCCTGCGTGGCTTCGCGCGAAGGACGTCCAGAAAGCGCTCGGGTCCAACCCCACCACCCGGCCGCTCAAGCCCTCGGCGAAACGGCGGGTGAAGTACCCGGTGCCGCACCCCGCGTCGAGCAGGGTCTCGCCGGTCTGGGGCGCGAGGAGGCGCACCAGGAGGCGGTACTCGGCGTTACCGATCCACCGGCCTCGCTGGGTCTGGTACCAGGTGTCGTACGCCTCCGGCGAGATCGCGCCTACCGAAGAGAACGGCACCGATGCCGTCCCCGTGGGCTTCCTCCCTTCGGCACGGCAGTGGCTCATCGCGACCGCCACGCACCCGGCCCGAGTCCGCGGTCCCTCACGGCTGCGCCTCCCGTTCCATGCCCTCCGCGAAGGCTTCGCGGCAGCACGCAAGGACGCGCTCGTGGATATCGGCGGTCCCCTTGTGGAAGTCGGCCTCTCCCGTCCCGAGGGTGTTCGTCACGTAAAGCAGCGAGGCGATCTCTGCATCCCGGGTCCGGGCCAGGGCCATGAGGGCCGCGGCCTCCATCTCGACCGAGAGCACCCCCGCCGCCCGGTGCCGGAGGACCTGGCTCTCGGTCTCCCGGTAGGGCGCGTCGGTGGTCCAGGTGTGCCCCCGGTGGACGGGGAGCCCACATCCCACCGCCCGGCGGGCGAGCGCTGCGGGCAGCTCGCCGGTCGCATCGACCCAGGCCGCGGGGGCGAGATAGTGGTACGAGGTCCCTTCGTCCCGCAGCGCGCGGTCGGGCACCACGAGGCAGGGAAGCCGAAGTCCCTCTGTGATGGCCCCTGCCGAGCTGTACCCGATGATGTGGCGGCACCCCGAGGCGATCAGTTGCTCCGCGACCAGGACGGCGAAGGGTGCCCCCACGGTGCCCC encodes:
- a CDS encoding methyltransferase domain-containing protein; amino-acid sequence: MPFSSVGAISPEAYDTWYQTQRGRWIGNAEYRLLVRLLAPQTGETLLDAGCGTGYFTRRFAEGLSGRVVGLDPSAFWTSFARSHAGSRESYVRGVAEALPFADGSFDFTVSVAALCFAEDARKAASEIVRVTRRRFAVGLLNRQSLLYRRKGKDGGSGSYRGAVWHRPREAKGLFRGLLATDLSVRTAVFLPSGNPWARGAERLLPSFLPWGGLLVVSGRGGSRDG
- a CDS encoding nucleoside phosphorylase, with translation MVRPAMDATAPILSHPTEEPSVFLPENLLLRANALKGPSAGIRGGGIPVCCVLGFDGELVPVAREKLRARPSPAWACFHTALLVIETDGFEMGLIGGTVGAPFAVLVAEQLIASGCRHIIGYSSAGAITEGLRLPCLVVPDRALRDEGTSYHYLAPAAWVDATGELPAALARRAVGCGLPVHRGHTWTTDAPYRETESQVLRHRAAGVLSVEMEAAALMALARTRDAEIASLLYVTNTLGTGEADFHKGTADIHERVLACCREAFAEGMEREAQP